A genomic stretch from Marinobacter fonticola includes:
- a CDS encoding SpoIIAA family protein, translating into MLNVKLDREEGIAILEPEGTLTEDDFASAVGVIDPHIERIGPLQGIIIHVGTFPGWASFASMLTHLKFVREHHRQVRKVALVTDSAVVNAAETIGSHMVEAEVRTYPFDQLEQARQWILGPETDA; encoded by the coding sequence ATGCTGAACGTGAAGCTTGATCGCGAGGAGGGCATCGCCATTCTGGAGCCCGAAGGCACGCTGACCGAAGACGATTTCGCCTCTGCCGTGGGGGTGATTGATCCCCACATCGAACGAATCGGTCCACTGCAGGGCATCATCATCCATGTGGGAACCTTTCCGGGATGGGCTTCGTTCGCCTCGATGCTGACCCATCTCAAGTTCGTGCGTGAACACCACCGGCAGGTTCGCAAGGTAGCGCTGGTGACCGATTCCGCCGTGGTCAACGCCGCCGAGACCATCGGCAGCCACATGGTGGAAGCTGAGGTGCGCACCTACCCGTTTGACCAGCTCGAGCAGGCCCGGCAATGGATTCTGGGGCCGGAAACCGACGCGTAA